One stretch of Pseudoalteromonas shioyasakiensis DNA includes these proteins:
- a CDS encoding phosphotransferase — MNRYKSLQQFLNPHFKEDEYQLAAITGDASFRRYFRVNTSEQSYIVMDSDPNKLDNTPYIELNKVFSQHGFKLPKILQADEKQGFFLLSDLGNTHLADLLGDEDRTLHYKHLIKLSAQWAQIPPAQNMKVFDGEFLQFELSIFRDWLVDNFIGEQLSVDEQQMWQQACELLVNNALEQPIVTVHRDFHSRNIMRTGQQWAIIDYQDAVQGPVCYDLVSLLRDCYFKLPEQELDYLLHYAYDEFCEQKLLQDISFTMFKRWFDLTGVQRHLKAAGIFCRLKLRDGKSGYLSNVLPTLTYISNVSKEYPELTALGQWIEQIIIPQTKQRLTKEMK, encoded by the coding sequence ATGAATCGTTATAAAAGTTTACAGCAGTTTTTAAATCCTCATTTTAAAGAGGATGAATATCAATTAGCCGCCATCACTGGGGATGCGAGCTTTCGCCGTTATTTCCGCGTAAATACAAGTGAACAGAGCTATATCGTCATGGACTCAGACCCCAATAAATTAGATAACACGCCTTATATAGAACTCAATAAAGTGTTTTCTCAACATGGCTTTAAATTACCAAAAATTCTTCAAGCAGATGAAAAGCAAGGCTTCTTCTTATTGAGTGATTTAGGCAATACTCATTTGGCCGATTTACTGGGCGACGAAGACCGCACTTTACACTACAAACATTTAATAAAGTTAAGTGCACAATGGGCGCAAATCCCACCTGCCCAAAATATGAAAGTATTTGATGGTGAGTTTTTACAGTTTGAACTGAGCATTTTTAGAGATTGGTTAGTTGATAACTTTATTGGTGAGCAACTTTCTGTTGATGAACAGCAAATGTGGCAACAGGCTTGTGAGCTATTAGTTAATAATGCCCTTGAACAACCGATTGTTACGGTTCACCGAGACTTCCATAGCCGCAATATTATGCGCACAGGACAGCAATGGGCGATCATTGATTATCAAGATGCCGTACAAGGGCCAGTGTGTTATGACCTTGTTTCGTTATTAAGAGATTGCTATTTTAAGTTGCCAGAGCAAGAGCTCGATTACCTTTTACATTACGCTTATGACGAATTTTGCGAGCAAAAGCTTTTGCAAGACATCTCATTTACGATGTTTAAACGTTGGTTTGATTTAACTGGCGTGCAGCGTCATTTAAAAGCGGCAGGTATATTTTGCCGTTTGAAATTGCGTGACGGTAAGTCTGGCTATTTGAGTAATGTACTGCCAACCCTTACATACATCAGTAATGTCAGTAAAGAATACCCAGAGTTAACAGCCCTTGGCCAGTGGATAGAGCAGATAATTATTCCACAGACTAAGCAGCGTTTAACAAAAGAGATGAAATGA
- a CDS encoding nucleotidyltransferase family protein, which translates to MKAMILAAGRGKRMMPLTETMPKPMLKINGKPLLEHHINNLRQAGITDIVINLAWQGDKITEYFADGSKFGVSITYSQEQAGGLETAGGIIQALPLLGEQFIVINGDVFTDYDVTSLMQLHLQVGEAHIVLVENPAHNPDGDFALSHLSPDSQKYTFSGISRYHVDFFEGLSAGIRPLGPILREKLTEHQVSTELYLGQWDDIGTPARLDEINQRFTL; encoded by the coding sequence ATGAAAGCAATGATCCTAGCGGCAGGGCGCGGTAAGCGCATGATGCCGCTAACAGAAACGATGCCAAAGCCGATGCTAAAGATTAACGGCAAGCCATTATTAGAGCATCATATTAATAACTTACGCCAAGCAGGCATTACCGATATTGTCATTAACCTTGCTTGGCAAGGTGACAAAATAACAGAGTATTTTGCTGATGGTTCGAAGTTTGGTGTATCGATCACTTACAGCCAAGAGCAGGCTGGGGGTCTTGAAACCGCCGGTGGTATTATTCAAGCATTGCCGTTATTGGGTGAGCAATTTATAGTCATCAATGGTGATGTGTTTACTGATTACGATGTTACTTCGTTGATGCAGCTTCATCTGCAAGTAGGTGAGGCGCATATTGTCCTTGTTGAAAATCCTGCTCATAATCCTGATGGTGATTTTGCTCTAAGTCATCTAAGCCCAGATAGTCAAAAGTATACTTTTTCGGGTATAAGCCGCTATCATGTTGATTTTTTTGAAGGTCTCAGCGCAGGTATTCGTCCACTTGGGCCCATTTTGAGAGAAAAACTCACAGAGCATCAAGTTTCGACTGAGCTTTATTTAGGTCAGTGGGATGACATTGGCACGCCTGCCAGACTCGATGAAATAAATCAGCGTTTCACTTTGTAA
- the djlA gene encoding co-chaperone DjlA has protein sequence MWGKVLGFCFGFMFGKFIGALLGLYLGHMFDRSLKQDFDKAGGFSGLFKGDDINERQALFFSSCFAVMGHIAKSNGRVSETHIRAASLFMDEMGLSGHERREAQDAFRSGKETDFSLKETVHDFKERFARRHDLLQLFLEIQIQMAFSDGHLAEQEKQLLQEVSKQLGISRTQFGFLLKRYQAEFAFRQQQQRFYEQQRQQSQQNRSSHSEQRGHSVPPNNGMNRAQALALLGLNNDASARDIKVAYRKLMAQHHPDKLVSQGLPKHMMEVAVKKSQDIQAAYEYLKKAA, from the coding sequence ATGTGGGGAAAAGTACTCGGTTTTTGTTTTGGCTTTATGTTTGGCAAGTTTATTGGTGCCCTACTAGGTTTATACCTAGGCCATATGTTCGATCGCAGTTTAAAACAAGACTTTGATAAAGCAGGTGGTTTTTCTGGTTTGTTTAAAGGCGATGACATTAACGAACGCCAAGCTCTTTTCTTTTCAAGCTGTTTTGCGGTAATGGGGCATATTGCCAAATCGAATGGTCGCGTTAGTGAAACTCATATTCGTGCTGCAAGTTTGTTTATGGACGAAATGGGCCTATCGGGCCATGAGCGCCGTGAAGCTCAAGATGCCTTTCGTAGCGGTAAAGAAACGGACTTTTCATTAAAAGAAACCGTTCATGACTTTAAGGAGCGCTTTGCCCGACGTCATGATTTATTGCAATTATTCCTCGAAATACAAATTCAAATGGCCTTTTCTGATGGCCACCTTGCAGAGCAAGAAAAGCAGCTCTTGCAAGAGGTGAGTAAGCAGCTTGGTATTTCGCGCACTCAGTTCGGATTTTTATTAAAGCGCTACCAAGCCGAATTTGCGTTTCGCCAGCAACAACAGCGCTTTTATGAGCAGCAACGTCAACAAAGCCAGCAAAATCGCAGCAGTCATAGTGAACAAAGAGGGCACAGTGTGCCACCCAATAATGGTATGAATCGCGCGCAAGCTTTGGCTCTTTTAGGCTTAAACAATGATGCTTCTGCGCGAGATATTAAAGTAGCCTATCGCAAACTCATGGCTCAGCATCACCCCGATAAGCTGGTATCGCAAGGTTTACCAAAACATATGATGGAAGTGGCAGTAAAGAAAAGCCAAGATATTCAAGCAGCCTATGAGTATTTAAAAAAGGCGGCGTAG